The following are encoded in a window of Dictyostelium discoideum AX4 chromosome 6 chromosome, whole genome shotgun sequence genomic DNA:
- a CDS encoding DUF339 family protein has protein sequence MFKSIKQIKSSIGFITTNTTRRNFCSNKIGGFTIKNVEDESKIKINNEISEIEKLRKKLLYQSKERGMLENDLLLGSFATLNIHKLTESQLRDYNLLLQQPDPDIFNWILKKAEVPEEFETEVLKLVQHHCKNDPLGYTRK, from the coding sequence atgtttaaatcaattaaacaaattaaatcttcaatTGGATTTATAactacaaatacaacaagaagaaatttttgttcaaataaaataggtggttttacaattaaaaatgttgaaGATGAATcaaagattaaaataaataatgaaatttcagaGATAGAGAAATTAcgtaaaaaattattatatcaaAGTAAAGAAAGAGGAATGTtagaaaatgatttattattaggtAGTTTTGCAACATTAAATATTCATAAACTTACAGAATCACAACTTAGAGATTATAATTTACTCTTACAACAACCAGATCctgatatttttaattggattCTAAAAAAGGCTGAAGTCCCtgaagaatttgaaactgaagttttaaaattagttcAACATCATTGTAAAAATGATCCATTGGGTTATactagaaaataa